The following proteins come from a genomic window of Gossypium raimondii isolate GPD5lz chromosome 5, ASM2569854v1, whole genome shotgun sequence:
- the LOC105766174 gene encoding small ubiquitin-related modifier 1 translates to MPRFAAAGSSGGDDKALTTADGQSQIIQVCVKSQDGNKVVYNIKRNAKLIKLMHAYCRKKQLDIHTVRFIYEGHRVPGKYTSDELNLEDGAEICCMFHQSGGGVCSMPKITSAFI, encoded by the exons ATGCCTCGATTTGCTGCTGCTGGTAGCAGCGGCGGTGATGATAAAGCCTTAACAACTGCTGATGGTCAATCGCAGATAATCCAGGTTTGCGTGAAGAGTCAG GATGGGAATAAGGTGGTCTATAACATTAAGCGCAATGCGAAGTTAATCAAACTGATGCATGCTTACTGCAGAAAGAAGCAATTGGATATTCATACTGTGCGTTTTATTTATGAAGGTCATCGCGTTCCTGGGAAATACACGTCAgatgag CTAAATTTGGAAGATGGTGCTGAAATTTGTTGCATGTTTCACCAATCGGGAGGTGGCGTCTGTAGTATGCCAAAGATTACTTCGGCTTTTATATGA